One window from the genome of Thalassospira xiamenensis M-5 = DSM 17429 encodes:
- a CDS encoding ABC transporter ATP-binding protein: MTTPSTPATAASTSGFITVQSLTKKFGPNTALDDVSLSLGKGETMAIIGPSAAGKSVLLKCIVGLHGADSGKIMLGGDDVSQVSSPARKHWAERIGMLFQQNALFDSMKVWENICFRQIERGTLTRKAAKDHAINLLGHVGLSEDSAFLSPGDLSGGMQKRVGIARAISTDPEILLLDNPTAGLDPVLSNHIELMISKIATQRGTTVITITNDMQIARTRYANLVMMHAGKVYWSGRTNDIDDAHNEHLTQMLNGSSQGPITMRMGKRGDHMVA, from the coding sequence ATGACCACGCCTTCCACACCTGCTACCGCTGCGTCAACATCGGGCTTCATCACGGTTCAGTCACTGACCAAAAAGTTCGGTCCGAATACCGCGCTTGATGATGTCAGCCTGTCGCTCGGCAAGGGTGAAACCATGGCGATCATAGGCCCATCGGCGGCTGGTAAAAGCGTGCTTTTGAAATGTATCGTCGGTCTTCACGGAGCCGACAGCGGTAAGATCATGCTGGGCGGTGACGATGTCAGCCAGGTCAGTTCGCCTGCGCGAAAACATTGGGCCGAACGGATTGGCATGCTGTTTCAGCAAAACGCCCTGTTTGACAGCATGAAGGTTTGGGAAAATATCTGTTTTCGCCAGATCGAGCGCGGAACACTGACGCGCAAGGCCGCAAAAGACCACGCAATCAATCTGCTTGGTCATGTCGGACTGTCCGAAGACAGTGCCTTTCTTTCCCCGGGTGATCTTTCCGGCGGCATGCAAAAGCGCGTTGGCATTGCGCGTGCCATTTCAACCGATCCGGAAATTCTGCTGCTTGATAATCCGACCGCGGGTCTTGATCCGGTTCTGTCGAACCATATCGAACTGATGATCAGCAAGATCGCGACCCAGCGCGGTACCACCGTCATTACCATCACCAATGACATGCAGATCGCCCGCACGCGTTACGCTAACCTTGTGATGATGCACGCGGGAAAAGTGTACTGGTCGGGTCGGACAAACGATATTGATGACGCCCATAACGAACATCTGACCCAGATGCTCAATGGTTCGTCCCAAGGTCCGATCACCATGCGGATGGGCAAGCGCGGCGACCATATGGTTGCCTGA